One segment of Aquimarina sp. BL5 DNA contains the following:
- a CDS encoding serine hydrolase has translation MKKSILTVIFLTTFISIFGQSKDNRLKGLEQEIIKWMEKYNAVGVSIAIVENDEILYNKGFGYRDLTNKKLVTENTVFPIASCSKAFTATLLGMLEAENKLFLTDKPSTHIPNLRFNTAEMDNSVSILDLLSHKSGLGGVNGTLVLFPENNRLKVMEKLKYIKPEGKVKESSIYSNIGYTVAGTIVEEVTNESWEHNIQHKIFTPLEMSSSFTSLDKAKKTDNFSFGYGLYQNEIKKVNFEEYYDSKPAGGIRSTSKDLSHWMLAWLNNGKYGTVQAIPENYVKKARMFHNSRDGDDEPNLFLQGYGLGWRVEARDGEFRVQHGGNTSGFTTLVVTYPFRKFGVTILVNQDDSILPYIIADIVQNRILNKESVDNYPVVVQDIYQPSELIKSINSEKPPSKSLASFVGEYEHKGYGTIKIVLENDKLYAVYPTYKFFLEHLHYDIFVMKPLKDVSDIFNPEFAVNFKMNENGEISYFTMNLQSEPVEFIKKSD, from the coding sequence ATGAAAAAAAGCATCCTAACTGTAATATTTCTAACAACATTCATTTCCATATTTGGACAATCCAAAGACAATCGTCTAAAGGGATTAGAACAAGAAATTATAAAGTGGATGGAAAAATACAATGCTGTTGGAGTATCTATTGCTATAGTAGAAAATGACGAAATCCTTTATAATAAAGGTTTTGGTTACAGAGACTTAACAAATAAAAAGCTAGTTACAGAAAATACGGTCTTTCCAATTGCTTCTTGCTCAAAAGCGTTTACAGCAACTTTGTTAGGAATGTTAGAAGCAGAAAATAAACTTTTCCTTACCGATAAACCTTCAACTCACATACCAAACCTTCGATTTAATACCGCTGAAATGGATAATTCAGTTAGCATTTTAGATTTACTTTCTCATAAAAGCGGACTTGGAGGAGTTAACGGAACATTAGTTCTTTTTCCTGAAAATAATCGCCTTAAAGTAATGGAGAAATTAAAATATATTAAACCTGAAGGAAAAGTCAAAGAAAGTAGTATCTATAGTAATATTGGGTATACCGTCGCAGGTACAATTGTAGAAGAAGTAACGAATGAGAGTTGGGAGCATAACATTCAACATAAAATATTTACGCCATTGGAGATGTCAAGTTCTTTTACCTCCTTAGACAAAGCAAAGAAAACTGACAATTTTTCGTTTGGTTATGGTCTATATCAAAACGAAATCAAGAAAGTAAATTTTGAAGAATATTATGACTCTAAACCAGCAGGTGGGATTAGAAGTACTTCGAAAGACCTTTCGCATTGGATGTTGGCTTGGCTAAATAATGGTAAATACGGAACTGTTCAAGCAATTCCCGAAAACTATGTAAAAAAAGCGAGAATGTTTCATAATTCAAGAGATGGTGATGATGAGCCTAATCTTTTTCTTCAAGGATATGGTTTAGGTTGGAGAGTAGAAGCGCGAGATGGTGAATTCAGAGTGCAACACGGTGGTAATACATCAGGCTTTACTACGCTTGTAGTAACCTATCCATTTAGGAAATTTGGAGTCACGATCTTGGTGAATCAAGATGATTCTATACTACCTTACATTATCGCTGATATTGTTCAAAATAGAATTTTAAATAAAGAAAGTGTCGATAATTATCCTGTTGTTGTACAAGATATTTATCAACCAAGTGAGTTAATAAAATCAATAAATAGCGAAAAACCACCTTCAAAATCATTAGCATCATTCGTCGGAGAATATGAGCATAAAGGATATGGAACGATAAAGATAGTATTAGAAAATGACAAACTCTACGCTGTATACCCTACTTATAAGTTTTTTCTGGAACATTTGCATTATGATATTTTTGTGATGAAACCATTGAAAGATGTGTCAGATATTTTTAATCCAGAATTTGCGGTGAACTTCAAAATGAATGAAAATGGGGAAATTTCTTATTTTACTATGAATCTTCAATCCGAACCTGTAGAATTTATTAAAAAATCCGACTAA
- a CDS encoding IS110 family transposase has translation MERKMKLGMDVVNFNAAGIDIGSRSHYAAIGQELEDVKEFGVYAEDLTSLCEWFVSNDVTTVAMESTGDYWQNLYTELISFGFEVVLVNGKFTKNAKGKKTDVKDCRWIQKLHTLGLLTGSFLPDLVTEHLRTYCRQRTNWIELASSATHKMQKYLKLLNFRLDVVVKDVCGLTGMKIIEDICKGNLDPYNLAEHRHFNCRKPKEEIAKALHGNNREDFLFGLQQELKSYQFFQRNIKACDKKIEQFIKQELKQYPERKKLKTTEKTYKRINKNAPKIKNMNQIAFRYFDGVDLFAIEGLSHSSILSIMSEIGPEGFKKFPTAKHFTSWLRLAPNNKISGGKILSNRVPKGSNRLKIALRQAANAIGNLKDTHLSDFFRRVAYRKGRHSAVSATARKLAVIIWNMITKKIQYQPPKLYLFLDQKRKLGLVKRIKKQIDKFDLKPEDLGFNNSIIINKQN, from the coding sequence ATGGAAAGAAAAATGAAACTAGGAATGGATGTGGTGAATTTCAATGCAGCAGGAATTGATATTGGAAGTCGTTCTCATTATGCTGCTATTGGTCAAGAGTTAGAAGATGTAAAAGAGTTTGGCGTATATGCTGAGGATTTGACTTCATTATGTGAGTGGTTTGTGAGCAACGATGTAACTACTGTAGCTATGGAATCTACAGGAGATTATTGGCAGAATCTATATACGGAACTTATTAGTTTTGGTTTTGAGGTAGTACTAGTCAATGGGAAATTCACTAAAAATGCCAAAGGAAAAAAGACCGATGTGAAAGATTGTAGATGGATACAAAAACTACATACTCTTGGGCTACTTACGGGAAGTTTTCTACCAGATCTTGTTACTGAACATTTACGAACATATTGCCGACAAAGAACAAATTGGATTGAACTTGCTTCATCTGCAACACATAAAATGCAGAAATATCTAAAACTACTGAACTTCAGATTGGATGTAGTAGTCAAAGATGTTTGCGGACTTACTGGAATGAAAATCATTGAAGATATCTGTAAAGGTAATCTTGATCCATATAACCTAGCAGAACATCGGCATTTTAACTGTAGAAAACCTAAAGAAGAAATTGCAAAAGCGCTACACGGTAATAATAGAGAAGACTTCCTTTTTGGATTGCAACAAGAGCTCAAAAGTTATCAATTCTTCCAAAGAAACATAAAAGCTTGTGACAAAAAGATTGAGCAGTTTATAAAACAAGAACTCAAACAATATCCCGAAAGAAAAAAACTCAAAACAACAGAAAAAACTTATAAAAGAATCAATAAAAATGCTCCTAAAATTAAAAATATGAATCAAATTGCTTTTAGATATTTTGATGGTGTTGACCTTTTTGCAATTGAAGGATTGAGTCATTCATCCATTCTTAGCATTATGAGCGAAATTGGACCTGAAGGTTTTAAAAAATTCCCTACTGCTAAACATTTTACCTCTTGGCTAAGGTTGGCTCCCAACAACAAAATATCTGGAGGAAAAATACTAAGTAATAGAGTGCCCAAAGGAAGTAACAGACTCAAAATAGCACTCAGGCAAGCAGCAAATGCTATTGGAAACTTAAAAGATACTCATCTTTCTGATTTTTTCAGAAGAGTAGCCTACAGGAAGGGAAGGCACTCAGCGGTAAGCGCAACAGCTAGAAAGTTGGCAGTAATAATATGGAATATGATAACTAAGAAAATACAATACCAACCGCCTAAACTATATTTATTCCTCGATCAAAAAAGAAAACTAGGGCTTGTCAAAAGAATTAAAAAACAAATCGATAAATTTGACTTAAAACCCGAAGATTTAGGGTTTAACAACAGCATAATAATCAATAAACAAAATTGA
- a CDS encoding RDD family protein, giving the protein MTESNTNSDGIIIEEISKINNINPRINRVLSMLLDHFIMCLLIVPLGILIGVLAFQFGQNFNKLTGIGLFSIPMFVYFNKDFLRAKSLAKRLMGYQIIDVKTNKPANELQCFIRNLTIIVWPIEVVVGLINPKRRVGDFIANTKVINSKKEKPKTVWSDLKNVKLKVNFIGIIIIGGFYFYGLSLIFPGMN; this is encoded by the coding sequence ATGACAGAATCAAATACCAATTCTGACGGAATAATAATTGAGGAAATATCCAAAATTAATAACATTAATCCTCGAATTAATCGAGTTTTAAGTATGCTATTAGATCATTTTATTATGTGTCTTTTGATTGTGCCATTGGGAATTTTAATTGGTGTACTAGCCTTTCAATTTGGACAAAACTTTAATAAACTGACAGGAATCGGTCTATTTTCTATCCCAATGTTTGTATATTTTAACAAAGATTTTTTAAGAGCAAAAAGTTTAGCAAAACGGTTAATGGGGTATCAAATCATAGATGTTAAAACTAATAAACCAGCAAACGAACTTCAATGCTTTATTAGAAATCTAACTATAATTGTTTGGCCCATAGAAGTAGTTGTCGGACTTATAAACCCTAAAAGACGAGTTGGTGATTTTATTGCAAATACAAAAGTTATTAATTCTAAAAAAGAGAAGCCAAAAACGGTTTGGAGTGATTTAAAAAATGTAAAACTGAAAGTAAATTTTATCGGAATTATAATAATTGGAGGATTCTATTTTTACGGATTAAGCTTAATATTTCCAGGAATGAATTAA
- a CDS encoding methyltransferase, giving the protein MENKTVVKEQLNPSRIMQVGLGFWASKTLLSAVNMGLFTLLAKEESSGETIKKKLDLHQRGLYDFLDTLVALNFLKRTGIKESATYANTEETNLFLDKEKPSYIGGMLELSNNRLYRFWDTLEDGLKTGEPQNGDISIFEDVYADQQKLKEFLKAMEGLQSSNFKMLIQKFDFSNYKTLCDIGGSSGHLAIQIAKNNIHMRTTIFDLPPLEILAKENILSHQLSDRVSFQTGDFFKDEFSESDVITMGNVLHNWGLEDKKMLIQKAYDALPNEGALIVIENIIDDNRKTNAFGLMMSLQMLMETPAGFDFTAADFNIWVREIGFSQVSTMPLTGNTSAVIAIK; this is encoded by the coding sequence ATGGAAAATAAAACAGTCGTTAAAGAGCAGTTAAATCCTTCTAGAATAATGCAAGTTGGATTAGGTTTCTGGGCTTCAAAAACATTATTATCAGCTGTTAATATGGGTTTGTTTACTCTTTTAGCGAAGGAAGAATCTTCTGGGGAAACTATAAAGAAAAAATTAGATTTACACCAAAGAGGTCTTTATGATTTTTTAGATACTTTAGTCGCATTAAATTTCTTAAAAAGGACAGGGATAAAAGAGTCCGCTACATATGCCAATACTGAGGAAACCAATCTGTTTCTTGACAAAGAGAAGCCAAGTTACATTGGCGGAATGCTTGAACTATCAAATAATAGATTATATCGCTTTTGGGACACACTCGAAGATGGGTTAAAAACAGGCGAGCCACAAAATGGAGATATTTCAATTTTTGAAGATGTATATGCTGACCAGCAAAAATTGAAAGAATTTTTGAAAGCGATGGAAGGTCTCCAAAGTTCTAATTTTAAGATGTTGATCCAAAAATTTGATTTTTCAAATTACAAAACACTTTGTGATATAGGAGGTTCTTCAGGGCATTTAGCTATACAAATAGCAAAAAATAATATTCATATGAGAACCACCATCTTTGACTTACCTCCTTTAGAAATTCTTGCCAAAGAAAATATTTTATCTCACCAATTAAGTGATAGAGTGTCATTTCAAACAGGTGATTTTTTTAAAGACGAATTTTCGGAGTCTGATGTGATTACAATGGGTAACGTTCTTCATAACTGGGGATTAGAAGATAAAAAAATGCTTATCCAAAAAGCCTATGATGCTTTACCAAATGAAGGCGCATTAATTGTAATTGAAAATATTATTGATGATAATAGAAAAACAAATGCATTTGGCCTAATGATGTCATTACAAATGCTAATGGAAACACCCGCCGGTTTTGACTTTACAGCTGCTGATTTTAATATATGGGTACGTGAGATTGGTTTTTCACAAGTTTCAACGATGCCTTTGACCGGAAATACAAGTGCTGTAATAGCTATAAAGTAA
- a CDS encoding toxin-antitoxin system YwqK family antitoxin has product MKFSFIFFFIIPFLCFSQEHMIVTGKSLDRFQFGYSTLSDVREQYKSEIITDTITSNCPHTDKCGKSIYGELNSLFIKKLGIVFQANYQTGELIHKVLLYAPFKGKIDATKNIELGKTTVKEISKQYPKSSLTSTNGKKYWIIKNDHISFLVTRLASDKNYPIEFIEIENRLIKAIILNPIRDLMNVDFEDSCRIPLFAPKTETHRNCYVSKRKIGFYTINFGGLSNYKSVKSGYWKEYYPNHIIKEEGNYKKGKKIGEFKYYDKNGTLIKTKKHPRFLFW; this is encoded by the coding sequence ATGAAATTCAGTTTTATATTTTTCTTTATCATTCCTTTTCTATGTTTTAGTCAAGAACATATGATTGTAACTGGAAAATCTCTTGATCGATTTCAATTCGGATATTCTACGCTTTCGGATGTTCGAGAACAGTACAAATCAGAAATAATTACTGATACAATCACGTCTAATTGTCCACATACAGACAAATGTGGAAAATCCATTTATGGCGAATTGAATTCTCTCTTTATCAAAAAACTTGGAATAGTATTTCAGGCAAATTATCAAACAGGTGAGTTAATACATAAAGTTTTATTGTATGCACCTTTTAAAGGAAAAATTGATGCTACAAAAAATATAGAGTTAGGAAAAACGACTGTAAAAGAAATATCTAAACAGTACCCAAAATCAAGTCTTACATCTACTAATGGAAAAAAATACTGGATTATTAAGAATGATCATATTTCGTTTTTAGTTACGAGATTAGCATCTGACAAAAATTATCCAATCGAATTTATCGAAATAGAAAATCGTTTGATAAAAGCTATTATCTTAAACCCTATTAGAGATCTAATGAATGTTGATTTTGAAGATAGTTGCCGAATTCCATTATTCGCACCAAAAACCGAAACACATAGAAATTGTTATGTTTCAAAACGTAAAATCGGATTTTACACCATTAATTTTGGTGGATTATCCAATTATAAAAGTGTGAAAAGTGGATACTGGAAAGAATACTATCCTAATCATATTATTAAAGAGGAAGGAAATTATAAAAAAGGAAAGAAAATCGGAGAATTTAAATACTATGATAAAAACGGAACCCTGATAAAAACAAAAAAGCATCCTCGGTTTTTATTTTGGTAA
- a CDS encoding SH3 domain-containing protein, producing the protein MKKQCIILLVLIFCNHCDVWSQSQLKGDAFYTVAAPSGLTVRSKPSIDGEKLGKFPLGEHLELIEDTGKLLSIVDNGLAVHGNWFKVKRMNHSWDDKPTLTGYVFSGYLLKNKSRPYNPSDATSTENSTLKFRNFNLTFCFYETDTRYEDYNVVKNDTMYVYENVFNELNDKLIHIQPKVKTDKIELFYTFKEKVWEYGADALTSKKYYTWQGNSPFKKLPLTRNIALFPKIEYEKMETSRQVNLKLRDTLVHYPGEMGGTTATMSYRGKPCVHSIPDAILKIVLYYSNGTTEVKYVNINLSYGC; encoded by the coding sequence ATGAAAAAACAATGCATAATTCTACTAGTTCTTATTTTCTGTAATCATTGTGATGTATGGTCTCAAAGTCAATTAAAAGGTGATGCTTTTTATACTGTTGCTGCTCCAAGTGGTCTTACAGTGAGGAGTAAACCTTCAATAGATGGTGAAAAATTAGGAAAGTTTCCTCTAGGAGAGCATTTAGAACTTATAGAAGATACAGGAAAATTATTATCTATTGTAGATAATGGTTTAGCGGTACATGGAAATTGGTTTAAAGTAAAGAGAATGAACCATAGTTGGGACGACAAACCAACATTAACAGGTTATGTGTTTAGTGGATATTTACTAAAAAACAAGAGCAGACCTTACAATCCTTCTGACGCCACTTCAACCGAAAATTCTACATTAAAATTTAGAAATTTTAATCTTACTTTTTGTTTTTATGAAACGGATACTCGTTATGAAGATTATAATGTTGTAAAAAATGATACGATGTATGTTTATGAAAATGTGTTTAATGAATTAAACGATAAATTAATTCATATTCAGCCTAAAGTAAAAACAGATAAAATTGAATTGTTTTACACATTTAAGGAAAAGGTTTGGGAATATGGAGCAGATGCACTTACTTCTAAAAAATATTATACGTGGCAAGGAAATAGCCCATTTAAAAAACTGCCACTTACAAGAAACATTGCGCTATTCCCAAAAATAGAATATGAAAAGATGGAAACTTCTAGACAAGTAAACTTAAAGTTAAGAGATACTCTGGTACATTATCCTGGAGAAATGGGAGGTACAACAGCAACTATGAGTTATCGTGGAAAACCCTGCGTACATTCAATACCTGATGCTATTTTAAAAATAGTTTTGTATTATAGTAATGGAACTACAGAAGTTAAATATGTTAACATCAACTTGTCATACGGGTGTTAG
- the tssD gene encoding type VI secretion system tube protein TssD, producing the protein MAFQAKLFINDEERNVLDSTFLYRQLIDTNGRPKTSIQGGKISVLIESTKNDELFYDWMFSTHTLYEGYVRFYKRDGYSKLFDFEFANCHCVHLEEKFNAEGNSPLKMELILSPGIQKVRGQIFEKNWNPSNPFEDATPVTEREERKDLIIESAHFEDESGNKITELENGKAYLVINTKDGDGKTVDIDLSSREHDFKYNGQRLEDDILTDVSVVGDTTKVLLEIIDEQTA; encoded by the coding sequence ATGGCCTTTCAGGCAAAACTATTTATTAATGACGAAGAACGAAATGTACTGGATAGTACGTTTTTGTATCGACAATTGATCGATACCAATGGTCGCCCTAAAACGAGTATACAAGGTGGCAAAATCAGTGTACTTATAGAATCTACTAAGAACGATGAATTGTTCTATGATTGGATGTTTTCTACACACACCCTGTACGAGGGATATGTTCGTTTTTATAAACGAGATGGATACAGCAAGCTGTTTGATTTTGAGTTTGCCAATTGTCATTGTGTTCATTTAGAAGAAAAATTTAATGCAGAAGGTAATAGTCCCTTAAAAATGGAGTTGATACTCTCACCTGGGATACAGAAGGTGCGTGGTCAGATTTTTGAAAAAAACTGGAACCCTAGCAATCCTTTTGAGGATGCGACTCCGGTTACGGAAAGGGAGGAAAGAAAAGATCTTATTATCGAATCCGCTCATTTTGAAGATGAATCTGGGAATAAAATCACAGAATTGGAAAATGGAAAAGCCTATCTTGTTATAAATACAAAAGATGGAGATGGAAAGACGGTAGATATTGACCTGTCTAGTAGAGAACACGACTTTAAATATAATGGACAACGATTAGAAGACGATATCTTAACAGATGTATCCGTTGTAGGTGATACCACAAAAGTACTTTTGGAAATTATTGATGAACAAACCGCTTAA
- a CDS encoding DUF2855 family protein yields MATIHALDFTVKIDKLQESEFVAKTYSDELLSNQVLLEIEKNSFTSNNITYGVVGEQMDYWKFFPTQSGYGIIPAWGFANVIISNHPDIQLGQRFYGYYPMSTHLLVTINNVSSEGFVDTTEHRQALPPIYNFYSNTEEDPTFTPETEELISIFRPLFVTSFLIDDALADQNFYNATQIILTSASSKTAQALAYLLAHRKKENGLNFTLLGLTSQKNVEFVKQLGSYDQTISYDEISRLAIDKESIVVDFTGNHNLQFRLQNLLSNKLVYNCLVGLVDWQNLEGENPLPKKGEFFFAPKQARKRQKEWGLVRFQQKIGEAWLQFIDATQSIISIKEHIGTKRLKQLYLDMLRGKIDPKNGNIVRLNKKES; encoded by the coding sequence ATGGCAACTATTCATGCTTTAGATTTTACAGTAAAGATTGATAAACTTCAAGAATCTGAGTTTGTAGCAAAAACCTATTCTGACGAACTATTATCGAATCAAGTACTTTTAGAAATAGAAAAAAATTCATTTACTTCTAATAATATCACTTATGGTGTCGTAGGAGAGCAAATGGACTATTGGAAATTTTTCCCAACTCAATCTGGTTACGGAATTATTCCTGCTTGGGGGTTTGCTAATGTTATTATTTCTAACCATCCGGATATACAACTGGGACAACGATTTTATGGATACTATCCAATGAGCACTCATTTGTTGGTTACCATTAACAATGTTAGTAGTGAGGGTTTTGTGGATACTACCGAACACCGACAAGCGCTTCCACCAATTTATAATTTTTATTCTAATACAGAAGAAGACCCTACATTCACTCCAGAAACTGAAGAATTAATTTCTATATTTCGGCCATTATTTGTTACATCCTTTTTGATTGATGATGCTTTAGCGGATCAGAATTTTTATAATGCTACACAAATAATCCTAACAAGCGCATCCAGTAAAACTGCTCAAGCGCTAGCATACTTGTTAGCACATAGAAAAAAAGAAAATGGATTGAATTTTACTCTTTTAGGCCTTACTTCACAGAAAAATGTAGAATTTGTAAAACAACTGGGATCGTATGATCAAACAATAAGCTACGATGAAATTTCTCGTTTAGCTATTGATAAAGAATCTATCGTTGTAGATTTTACAGGCAACCATAATCTCCAATTCAGATTACAAAATTTATTGAGTAATAAACTGGTATACAATTGTCTGGTAGGACTTGTTGATTGGCAAAACTTAGAAGGTGAAAATCCGCTACCAAAAAAAGGAGAATTTTTCTTTGCTCCTAAACAAGCAAGAAAACGACAAAAGGAATGGGGTTTGGTAAGATTTCAACAAAAAATTGGAGAAGCTTGGTTACAGTTTATAGATGCTACGCAATCAATCATTTCAATCAAAGAACACATAGGAACGAAAAGATTAAAACAATTATATTTAGATATGTTACGAGGAAAAATTGACCCAAAAAATGGGAATATTGTGCGCTTAAATAAAAAAGAATCATAA
- a CDS encoding AraC family transcriptional regulator, translating into MDLILDFFLVGGIFTISIIIIQLLRIKNKELPQKILIVLFFLLFFVAFFFYSLLHDIIWLIRLFFLPNDVTIVIVGPLLFLYVKSLFLEEENLVKNTLVHFIPALLFAISITIPTILFNTFRIDELAYTHTDWIRTIIRIDSLYFLLYLFISLGLLSKYRKLTKYKYSNLTHYDFNWIKIMLMSAIGIISIDLGVKVYESFYGDFIWNTDFLVVLAMIILVIYLGYYGVNQSKVLLPSFLLNNEVASEISKTKNKTISPSKKEAFETLRNKLELLLDTDQTYFDQDLTLGKLAQKISTTDKILSTMLNQYMHTTFYDLINKYRVQAVKEKIHLDTYKNYNLFGIACECGFKSRTSFNRIFKKETGLSPSEYKKSMLER; encoded by the coding sequence ATGGATTTAATTTTAGATTTCTTTTTAGTTGGAGGCATCTTCACCATTTCCATAATTATAATCCAATTACTAAGAATAAAAAATAAAGAACTACCTCAGAAAATATTAATTGTACTTTTTTTTCTTCTCTTTTTTGTTGCCTTCTTTTTTTACTCATTATTACATGATATTATTTGGCTGATAAGGCTTTTCTTTTTACCTAATGACGTGACTATTGTGATAGTAGGCCCCTTATTATTTTTATATGTAAAATCTTTATTCTTAGAAGAAGAAAATTTAGTAAAGAATACATTAGTTCATTTTATACCCGCTTTACTATTTGCCATTAGTATTACAATTCCAACAATACTATTCAATACCTTCAGGATAGATGAACTTGCATATACGCATACGGATTGGATTCGCACTATTATAAGAATTGATAGTCTATATTTTCTGTTGTATTTATTTATATCATTAGGATTACTATCAAAATATAGAAAGCTGACAAAATATAAATATTCGAATCTAACACACTATGATTTTAATTGGATTAAGATTATGCTTATGTCAGCTATAGGTATTATTAGTATTGATTTAGGGGTTAAGGTATATGAATCATTTTATGGTGATTTTATATGGAATACAGACTTTCTAGTTGTATTAGCTATGATTATTCTAGTTATTTACTTAGGCTATTATGGTGTTAATCAATCTAAAGTATTACTACCTTCTTTTTTATTAAACAATGAGGTAGCATCTGAAATTAGTAAAACAAAAAACAAAACAATTTCGCCCTCAAAAAAGGAAGCATTCGAAACCTTAAGGAACAAACTCGAGTTGCTTTTAGATACCGATCAAACCTATTTCGATCAGGATTTAACATTAGGAAAACTAGCACAAAAAATTTCGACAACGGATAAAATACTTTCTACTATGCTAAATCAATATATGCATACTACATTCTATGATTTAATAAACAAATATCGTGTGCAAGCTGTAAAAGAAAAAATACATTTAGATACATACAAAAATTACAACCTCTTTGGAATTGCTTGCGAATGTGGTTTTAAATCAAGAACCAGTTTTAATAGGATTTTCAAAAAAGAAACTGGACTTTCTCCTTCTGAGTATAAAAAAAGTATGCTGGAAAGGTAG
- a CDS encoding DUF2071 domain-containing protein, whose protein sequence is MRIPKIKGIIDRRILINYQVDKDVLDTYLPAPFKPKLVNGKGIAGICLIRLKEIRPKGLPKQIGIASENGAHRIAVEWTEDGELKEGVYIPRRDTSSKLNAIAGGTVFPGIHHHAEFSVDELDGNYKVSFLSDDETFLSIEASETNKWNEDSVFENLNCVSDFFENGSVGYSPDKLNFDGLELVAYDWKVSLLDVKKVQSSFFENESIFPKGSVKFDNALLMRDIEHEWIGLKKIKHQNTECSMQKNY, encoded by the coding sequence ATGAGGATACCAAAGATTAAAGGAATTATAGACCGAAGAATTCTTATCAATTATCAGGTTGATAAGGATGTTCTGGATACTTATTTGCCTGCCCCATTTAAACCTAAATTGGTTAATGGAAAAGGGATAGCAGGTATTTGTTTAATCAGGTTAAAAGAAATACGCCCAAAAGGATTGCCAAAACAAATCGGAATAGCATCTGAAAACGGAGCACATAGAATTGCCGTAGAATGGACAGAAGATGGTGAATTAAAAGAAGGTGTTTATATTCCGAGAAGAGACACCTCATCGAAATTAAATGCAATAGCAGGAGGCACTGTTTTTCCCGGGATTCATCATCATGCCGAGTTTTCTGTTGATGAATTAGATGGCAACTACAAAGTCTCTTTTCTTAGTGATGATGAAACTTTCTTATCTATCGAAGCAAGTGAAACTAATAAATGGAATGAAGATAGTGTATTCGAAAACCTGAATTGTGTTTCTGACTTTTTCGAGAATGGTTCTGTTGGTTATTCACCCGATAAACTGAATTTTGACGGCTTAGAACTCGTTGCTTATGATTGGAAAGTATCTCTCCTGGATGTAAAAAAAGTCCAATCAAGTTTCTTTGAGAATGAAAGCATTTTTCCCAAAGGCTCTGTAAAATTTGACAATGCTCTTTTAATGAGAGACATCGAACACGAATGGATTGGATTAAAAAAAATAAAGCATCAGAACACGGAATGCTCGATGCAAAAGAATTATTAG